One part of the Raphanus sativus cultivar WK10039 chromosome 7, ASM80110v3, whole genome shotgun sequence genome encodes these proteins:
- the LOC108832169 gene encoding protein trichome birefringence-like 25, which yields MDRLRSLSKKMKIEGNPFGNSSHQRNQIFLNFVAFFLLVGLTYRFIITDSTGSLIAQVRTSPAEPSGLTASVAQAPAPVYSPVNITAASQNVSTKCDIFTRNWVPDPSGPVYTNISCRRHIQEHQNCLKNGRPDSNYLLWRWKPRDCDLPRLDPDHFFHRMRNKWWAFIGDSISRNHVQSFLCILSQEFRKTQEEKEDGSKASIALLGTTSMSLLRPDGHPGPYRYPNPFSGMKIRDPVHVQNDCLHWCLPGPIDSWNDLMVEVMLNREIDNKS from the exons ATGGATAGATTGAGATCACTgtcgaagaagatgaagatcgAAGGAAATCCATTTGGTAACTCCTCTCACCAACGCAATCAAATATTCCTCAACTTCGTCGCCTTCTTCCTTCTCGTCGGTCTCACTTACCGTTTCATCATCACCGATTCCACCGGCTCTCTGATTGCACAAGTAAGAACCTCGCCGGCAGAACCTTCCGGTCTCACTGCCTCAGTTGCTCAAGCTCCAGCCCCCGTTTATTCCCCAGTCAACATCACTGCTGCTTCACAAAATG TTTCCACAAAGTGTGACATCTTTACGAGGAACTGGGTACCAGACCCATCGGGTCCTGTCTACACAAACATCTCTTGTCGTCGTCATATCCAAGAACACCAGAACTGCTTGAAGAACGGACGCCCAGATTCTAATTACCTTCTCTGGAGATGGAAGCCTCGCGACTGCGATCTCCCCAGGTTAGATCCAGACCACTTTTTCCACAGAATGAGGAACAAATGGTGGGCCTTCATCGGCGATTCAATCTCTCGTAACCACGTCCAATCCTTCCTCTGCATTCTCTCTCAGGAGTTCCGTAAGacccaagaagaaaaagaagatggtTCCAAGGCTAGCATTGCGTTACTTGGCACTACTTCAATGTCGCTTCTCCGACCAGATGGACATCCCGGACCGTACCGGTATCCGAATCCTTTCTCTGGGATGAAGATCAGGGATCCGGTTCATGTTCAGAATGATTGTCTTCACTGGTGCTTGCCCGGTCCGATTGATTCCTGGAATGATCTTATGGTGGAGGTCATGCTTAACCGGGAGATTGATAACAAGAGTTAG
- the LOC108853597 gene encoding uncharacterized protein LOC108853597: protein MRTSGAGSSRSEQDDDSPMRNSQETSCQYTDQQQAELFRKLDSLKGHVLRGQDSPRASHPPPPPAMGFHGPPTPYYNPPYGMYPSPGPHGFPMHQSLYPGHYPNQMLPRPPYPPQGHYVDIGPDILDPQLHDPRFFPTRYPVSHHPEKIRPFSPPHGGGGQGHHHTRRPSEVNSETGDGAFARGYVQTAAGSRRCHPLAGGAPFAACHNCFELLYLPRKKLLSQEKQQQQKLQCGACSEVFSFTIVHNKLLFSSSSSSALEETQRVPVVVTDCPLKDEEPITHLENKTVQAISPSEHSDDDDEGGRSSVSSEVVKSVRRRAKDAPPPPPPENSNLLELFEYSNVNRTALTYGMSQLGYNKQVSYTKQDSLASETDISYNGYYNNNTEVSDNSRISNASKDERRRKQSSDYNLSEATRNNKTRSSDDQYDRELEVWVNGHLIPEDQVISAEKQAGPVQAGNYWYDYRAGFWGVMGHPCLGIIPPFIEEFSRPMPDNCGAGNTGVFVNGRELHERDLELLSSRGLPRGKNRSYIVDISGRVLDGDSGEELKCLGKLAPTIEKVKHGFGMRVPRYLASST, encoded by the exons ATGAGGACAAGCGGTGCTGGTTCTTCCAGAAGCGAACAAGACGATGATTCCCCCATGAGAAATAGCCAAGAGACTTCTTGTCAATACACAGATCAACAACAGGCAGAGCTTTTTAGAAAACTTGATTCGTTAAAAGGCCACGTTCTCCGTGGTCAAGATTCACCAAGAGCCtcacatcctcctcctcctcctgctaTGGGTTTCCATGGACCACCAACACCTTATTACAATCCTCCTTATGGAATGTATCCTTCCCCGGGGCCTCATGGTTTCCCAATGCATCAAAGCTTGTATCCAGGTCATTACCCGAACCAAATGCTGCCTCGTCCTCCCTATCCTCCTCAAGGACATTATGTAGATATTGGTCCTGACATACTTGACCCCCAGTTACACGACCCTAGATTCTTTCCTACTAGGTACCCTGTTTCGCACCATCCCGAGAAGATTAGACCGTTTAGTCCTCCACATGGTGGTGGTGGTCAAGGTCATCATCACACGAGGCGGCCCAGCGAAGTTAACTCTGAAACGGGTGACGGTGCTTTTGCACGTGGGTATGTTCAAACTGCTGCTGGTTCCCGTCGTTGCCATCCTCTAGCAGGAGGTGCGCCCTTTGCAGCTTGTCACAATTGCTTTGAGCTACTCTACTTGCCTAGGAAGAAGCTTCTTTCTCAGGAAAAGCAGCAACAACAAAAGCTTCAATGTGGTGCTTGCTCTGAGGTCTTCAGTTTCACTATTGTCCATAATAAgcttcttttctcttcttcttcttcttcagctcttGAGGAGACTCAGCGAGTTCCTGTAGTGGTAACTGATTGTCCACTTAAGGATGAGGAACCAATAACACACCTGGAAAATAAAACTGTCCAGGCTATATCGCCTAGTGAACactcagatgatgatgatgaaggagGAAGATCAAGCGTTTCTAGTGAGGTCGTCAAGTCTGTTCGCCGTAGAGCCAAAGACGCTCCTCCACCCCCTCCTCCTGAAAATTCTAATCTTCTTGAGCTGTTTGAGTATTCTAATGTAAACAGAACTGCACTCACTTACGGAATGTCACAGCTAGGGTACAATAAGCAAGTATCCTACACGAAACAAGACTCCTTAGCTTCTGAAACTGATATTTCTTACAACGGGTACTATAACAACAACACTGAGGTGTCTGACAATTCAAGGATCTCAAACGCTAGTAAAGATGAGAGAAGACGAAAGCAGAGTAGCGATTACAATTTATCGGAGGCCACACGTAATAATAAAACCAGATCTAGTGATGACCAATACGACAGGGAGCTAGAGGTTTGGGTGAATGGGCATCTTATACCGGAAGATCAGGTTATCAGCGCCGAGAAACAAGCTGGACCTGTTCAAGCTGGCAACTACTG gTATGACTACCGTGCTGGATTCTGGGGAGTGATGGGACACCCCTGTCTCGGTATCATACCT CCATTTATAGAAGAGTTTAGCCGTCCAATGCCGGATAACTGCGGTGCAGGAAACACGGGAGTGTTTGTGAACGGAAGAGAGCTTCACGAGAGAGATCTTGAGTTACTCTCAAGTAGAGGTCTTCCTCGAGGCAAGAACCGTTCTTACATCGTTGATATATCAGGAAGAGTTCTTGATGGAGACTCTGGTGAAGAACTTAAGTGTCTTGGCAAATTAGCTCCAAC GATTGAGAAGGTTAAGCATGGATTTGGCATGAGAGTTCCAAGATACCTAGCTTCATCAACTTGA
- the LOC108832170 gene encoding uncharacterized protein LOC108832170 isoform X2 codes for MVLSRRFAQVSSDEEDDVPASTRSKGRRNSRSPEEGKRRKRKTVKLYEDFEDDVDEKETEVEEEEEEEEKPDDASPVGESVKVTGKGKGRRTHFLQFDYDGNTYNLEDPVLLVPEDKSQKPYVAIIKDITQTKDGSMMILGQWFYRPEEAEKKGGGNWQSSDTRELFYSFHRDEVPAESVMHRCVVYFVPAHKQLPKRKVNPGFVVRKVYDTVEKKLWKLTDKDYEDTKQHEIDLLVEKSMSRLGDLPDLEPEEVHADLEAMLKAKRSSRKVNIPPVDVRKEEDAFLKPETPGSAISSEYHSVLQKFNSLTGDAHRDKCLAKLLEAVQNICYTAENKQAAEEAKMPSELEQADKDTKTEPSKDESFLWPDAAVPPVCALEVALHVSLASDYHKYNQRMRALVFNLKNTALLARRLLNGELEPAKILSMSPTELKEGLTAEETEKNEPDDAEKMQMTDARCSRCSQIKVGLRDIIQAGHGDRYQLECIACGHSWYASRDEVSTLTIDTEKPAQGTESEDVEKNLTSPRGAENKAKEDESLKTTNGSNVDKNPETTKKPE; via the exons atggTGTTGTCACGGCGATTCGCGCAAGTGTCGAGTGACGAAGAAGACGATGTACCGGCGTCTACAAGGTCCAAGGGACGACGGAACTCTAGGAGCCCCGAGGAGGGGAAGCGGAGGAAGCGCAAGACGGTGAAGCTCTACGAAGATTTCGAAGACGACGTGGATGAGAAGGAAACAGAggtcgaagaagaagaagaagaagaagagaagcccGATGACGCGAGCCCCGTTGGTGAATCGGTTAAGGTTACGGGTAAAGGCAAAGGGCGAAGAACCCATTTCCTTCAATTCGATTATGACGGCAACACATACAATCTG GAGGATCCGGTGCTTTTGGTTCCAGAAGACAAAAGTCAAAAACCATATGTTGCAATTATCAAG GATATTACTCAAACAAAAGATGGAAGCATGATGATTCTCGGACAGTGGTTTTATCGTCCAGAAGAAGCAGAGAAAAAGGGTGGTGGGAACTGGCAATCTAGTGACACACGAGAGCTCTTCTACAGTTTCCATCGTGATGAGGTGCCGGCAGAGTCTGTGATGCACAGATGCGTGGTGTATTTCGTCCCAGCCCATAAGCAGCTTCCCAAACGCAAAGTTAACCCTGGTTTTGTCGTACGTAAGGTGTATGATACTGTTGAGAAGAAGCTTTGGAAGTTGACTGATAAGGATTACGAAGATACAAAGCAACATGAGATTGACCTCCTTGTTGAAAAGTCAATGTCCCGATTGGGTGATCTTCCTGACCTTGAACCTGAGGAGGTGCATGCTGATCTTGAGGCTATGTTGAAGGCTAAAAGATCTTCCCGGAAAGTGAACATACCTCCTGTTGATGTTAGGAAGGAAGAAGATGCCTTTCTTAAACCTGAGACCCCTGGAAGTGCTATTTCATCAGAGTATCATTCTGTCTTGCAGAAGTTCAACTCACTGACAGGTGATGCTCATCGTGACAAGTGTTTGGCAAAGCTTCTGGAAGCAGTCCAGAACATTTGCTATACCGCTGAGAACAAGCAAGCTGCCGAGGAAGCAAAGATGCCTTCAGAGCTTGAACAGGCTGATAAAGATACAAAGACCGAACCATCAAAG GATGAGAGTTTTCTCTGGCCAGACGCTGCTGTTCCTCCGGTGTGTGCTCTTGAGGTGGCTTTACATGTTTCTCTCGCATCTGATTACCATAAATACAATCAAAGGATGAGGGCACTGGTTTTCAATCTCAAG AACACTGCACTACTGGCTAGACGTCTGCTTAATGGCGAGTTAGAACCAGCAAAGATTTTGAGCATGTCACCCACTGAGTTAAAG GAGGGTTTAACTGCTGAGGAAACAGAGAAGAATGAGCCTGACGATGCGGAAAAAATGCAG ATGACTGATGCAAGATGCTCAAGATGCAGTCAAATTAAAGTTGGACTGAGGGATATCATCCAAGCTGGGCATGGAGATCGTTATCAG CTGGAGTGTATTGCCTGTGGCCATTCATGGTATGCCTCCAGGGATGAGGTATCAACTCTGACTATAGACACTGAAAAACCAGCCCAAGGCACAGAGAGTGAGGACGTTGAGAAGAATTTGACCAGTCCTCGTGGAGCAGAGAATAAAGCAAAAGAAGACGAATCCTTGAAGACGACTAATGGCTCAAATGTTGACAAAAATCCTGAAACCACCAAGAAACCAGAGTAA
- the LOC108818508 gene encoding probable phospholipid hydroperoxide glutathione peroxidase 6, mitochondrial yields the protein MLRSSFRLLYITTRSTNLRVRASSSSSLSLFSSKSSNSAKPLFTSHRQVPLSTTGAKLSKSEHSMATSSEPKSIYDFTVKDAKGNDVDLSTYKGKVLLIVNVASQCGLTNSNYTELAQLYQKYKDHGFEILAFPCNQFGNQEPGSNEEIVQFACTRFKAEYPIFDKVDVNGDTAAPIYKFLKSSKGGLFGDGIKWNFAKFLVDKDGNVVDRYAPTTSPLSIEKDLKKLLGVTA from the exons ATGTTGAGATCCTCGTTTCGGCTTCTCTATATAACAACAAGAAGTACCAATCTTCGGGTCCgagcttcatcatcatcatcgctcTCTCTGTTCTCATCTAAGTCCTCCAATTCTGCGAAACCACTTTTCACTTCTCATCGTCAGGTTCCATTATCAACAACGGGAGCTAAACTCTCTAAGTCGGAACATTCCATGGCCACTTCCTCCGAGCCCAAGTCCATCTATGATTTCACCGTCAAG GATGCGAAGGGGAATGATGTTGATCTAAGCACTTACAAGGGGAAGGTTCTCTTGATTGTCAACGTTGCTTCTCAGTG TGGTTTGACCAATTCGAACTATACCGAGCTTGCACAGCTGTACCAGAAGTACAAAGATCATG GGTTTGAGATCCTTGCGTTCCCCTGTAACCAGTTTGGGAATCAAGAACCTGGTTCTAATGAAGAGATTGTTCAGTTTGCCTGTACCCGTTTCAAGGCTGAGTACCCGATCTTTGATAAG GTTGATGTGAATGGTGACACGGCTGCTCCAATCTATAAGTTCCTGAAATCAAGCAAAGGTGGGCTCTTTGGAGACGGAATCAAGTGGAACTTCGCCAAGTTCTTGGTTGACAAAGATGGGAATGTTGTGGACCGTTACGCCCCAACTACTTCCCCTCTCAGCATTGAG AAGGACCTGAAGAAACTGTTGGGAGTTACTGCTTAA
- the LOC108832170 gene encoding uncharacterized protein LOC108832170 isoform X1, with protein sequence MVLSRRFAQVSSDEEDDVPASTRSKGRRNSRSPEEGKRRKRKTVKLYEDFEDDVDEKETEVEEEEEEEEKPDDASPVGESVKVTGKGKGRRTHFLQFDYDGNTYNLEDPVLLVPEDKSQKPYVAIIKDITQTKDGSMMILGQWFYRPEEAEKKGGGNWQSSDTRELFYSFHRDEVPAESVMHRCVVYFVPAHKQLPKRKVNPGFVVRKVYDTVEKKLWKLTDKDYEDTKQHEIDLLVEKSMSRLGDLPDLEPEEVHADLEAMLKAKRSSRKVNIPPVDVRKEEDAFLKPETPGSAISSEYHSVLQKFNSLTGDAHRDKCLAKLLEAVQNICYTAENKQAAEEAKMPSELEQADKDTKTEPSKQDESFLWPDAAVPPVCALEVALHVSLASDYHKYNQRMRALVFNLKNTALLARRLLNGELEPAKILSMSPTELKEGLTAEETEKNEPDDAEKMQMTDARCSRCSQIKVGLRDIIQAGHGDRYQLECIACGHSWYASRDEVSTLTIDTEKPAQGTESEDVEKNLTSPRGAENKAKEDESLKTTNGSNVDKNPETTKKPE encoded by the exons atggTGTTGTCACGGCGATTCGCGCAAGTGTCGAGTGACGAAGAAGACGATGTACCGGCGTCTACAAGGTCCAAGGGACGACGGAACTCTAGGAGCCCCGAGGAGGGGAAGCGGAGGAAGCGCAAGACGGTGAAGCTCTACGAAGATTTCGAAGACGACGTGGATGAGAAGGAAACAGAggtcgaagaagaagaagaagaagaagagaagcccGATGACGCGAGCCCCGTTGGTGAATCGGTTAAGGTTACGGGTAAAGGCAAAGGGCGAAGAACCCATTTCCTTCAATTCGATTATGACGGCAACACATACAATCTG GAGGATCCGGTGCTTTTGGTTCCAGAAGACAAAAGTCAAAAACCATATGTTGCAATTATCAAG GATATTACTCAAACAAAAGATGGAAGCATGATGATTCTCGGACAGTGGTTTTATCGTCCAGAAGAAGCAGAGAAAAAGGGTGGTGGGAACTGGCAATCTAGTGACACACGAGAGCTCTTCTACAGTTTCCATCGTGATGAGGTGCCGGCAGAGTCTGTGATGCACAGATGCGTGGTGTATTTCGTCCCAGCCCATAAGCAGCTTCCCAAACGCAAAGTTAACCCTGGTTTTGTCGTACGTAAGGTGTATGATACTGTTGAGAAGAAGCTTTGGAAGTTGACTGATAAGGATTACGAAGATACAAAGCAACATGAGATTGACCTCCTTGTTGAAAAGTCAATGTCCCGATTGGGTGATCTTCCTGACCTTGAACCTGAGGAGGTGCATGCTGATCTTGAGGCTATGTTGAAGGCTAAAAGATCTTCCCGGAAAGTGAACATACCTCCTGTTGATGTTAGGAAGGAAGAAGATGCCTTTCTTAAACCTGAGACCCCTGGAAGTGCTATTTCATCAGAGTATCATTCTGTCTTGCAGAAGTTCAACTCACTGACAGGTGATGCTCATCGTGACAAGTGTTTGGCAAAGCTTCTGGAAGCAGTCCAGAACATTTGCTATACCGCTGAGAACAAGCAAGCTGCCGAGGAAGCAAAGATGCCTTCAGAGCTTGAACAGGCTGATAAAGATACAAAGACCGAACCATCAAAG CAGGATGAGAGTTTTCTCTGGCCAGACGCTGCTGTTCCTCCGGTGTGTGCTCTTGAGGTGGCTTTACATGTTTCTCTCGCATCTGATTACCATAAATACAATCAAAGGATGAGGGCACTGGTTTTCAATCTCAAG AACACTGCACTACTGGCTAGACGTCTGCTTAATGGCGAGTTAGAACCAGCAAAGATTTTGAGCATGTCACCCACTGAGTTAAAG GAGGGTTTAACTGCTGAGGAAACAGAGAAGAATGAGCCTGACGATGCGGAAAAAATGCAG ATGACTGATGCAAGATGCTCAAGATGCAGTCAAATTAAAGTTGGACTGAGGGATATCATCCAAGCTGGGCATGGAGATCGTTATCAG CTGGAGTGTATTGCCTGTGGCCATTCATGGTATGCCTCCAGGGATGAGGTATCAACTCTGACTATAGACACTGAAAAACCAGCCCAAGGCACAGAGAGTGAGGACGTTGAGAAGAATTTGACCAGTCCTCGTGGAGCAGAGAATAAAGCAAAAGAAGACGAATCCTTGAAGACGACTAATGGCTCAAATGTTGACAAAAATCCTGAAACCACCAAGAAACCAGAGTAA
- the LOC130498096 gene encoding uncharacterized protein LOC130498096 — translation MLGERGSLDMGVPDHYTVAEAKRNRRRRNHRVVILNQIEEELSKSGGYQDEDIVLWKHAEGKYMGNFSTRRLQTTDRMQIWNTSINTTCVLCNSTPESCAHLFFDCSYTRKIWRSLVGGLMQDSFTTDWSNLIALVSKPWLTPIKTFVLRYTLQAAVHAIWWERNARRHGEKPKDTYALIMFVDKGVRLKLLSVKEKGKHFNEGLTTWFGTRLNT, via the exons ATGCTTGGTGAGAGAGGGTCACTAGATATGGGTGTTCCTGATCATTACACGGTTGCAGAAGcaaaaagaaatagaagaagaagaaatcatcGAGTTGTCATCTTGAATCAAATTGAAGAGGAGTTGAGTAAAAGTGGAGGATACCAAGATGAAGATATTGTTCTGTGGAAGCATGCTGAAGGAAAGTATATGGGAAACTTCTCGACAA GAAGATTGCAGACAACAGATAGAATGCAAATATGGAACACTTCCATTAACACAACTTGCGTTCTCTGTAATAGTACACCAGAGTCTTGTGCCCATCTGTTTTTTGACTGCAGCTACACAAGGAAGATATGGAGAAGTTTGGTTGGAGGGCTTATGCAAGATAGCTTCACTACAGACTGGAGTAACTTGATTGCACTTGTTTCGAAGCCATGGCTAACTCCCATCAAGACATTTGTTCTCAGGTATACTTTACAAGCTGCAGTACATGCAATCTGGTGGGAAAGAAATGCTAGGAGACATGGGGAGAAGCCTAAAGATACATATGCTCTGATAATGTTTGTGGATAAAGGTGTGAGACTTAAGCTACTGTCAGTCAAAGAAAAAGGGAAGCACTTCAATGAGGGACTCACTACTTGGTTTGGAACAAGACTGAATACTTAA
- the LOC108821628 gene encoding serine racemase, translated as MEAKRHEYAADLSSIKEAHERIKPYIHKTPVLTSESLNSISGRSLFFKCECFQKGGAFKFRGACNAILSLDAEQAAKGVVTHSSGNHAAALSLAAKIQGIPAYIVIPKGAPKCKVDNVIRYGGNVIWSEATMSSREEVASRVLQETGSVLIHPYNDGRILSGQGTIALELLEQIQEIDTIIVPISGGGLISGVALAAKSIKPSIRIIAAEPRGADDAAQSKVAGRIITLPVTNTVADGLRASLGDLTWPVVRDLVDDVVVVEDGEIIEAMRMCYEMLKVSVEPSGAIGLAAVVSTSFRSNPCWEDCKNIGIVLSGGNVDLGVLWDSLKSSK; from the exons ATGGAAGCAAAGAGGCATGAATACGCTGCGGATTTGTCTTCCATAAAGGAAGCTCATGAGCGTATTAAGCCGTACATACACAAAACTCCAGTGCTCACATCTGAATCCTTGAATTCAATCTCTGGAAGAAGCTTGTTCTTTAAGTGCGAATGCTTTCAGAAAGG tggagctttcaagttTCGGGGAGCATGCAATGCTATCTTGTCTCTTGATGCTGAACAAGCAGCCAAAGGGGTTGTAACACACAGCAGTGGGAACCATGCTGCTGCGTTGTCTTTGGCCGCAAAGATACAGGGGATCCCTGCTTATATCGTTATACCAAAAGGTGCTCCAAAGTGCAAAGTAGATAATGTGATTCGTTACGGTGGCAATGTTATATGGAGTGAAGCTACAATGTCTTCTAGAGAAGAAGTAGCTTCCAGAGTTTTGCAGGAAACAGGTTCAGTTCTCATCCACCCATATAACGATGGACGCATTCTAAG TGGTCAGGGTACCATTGCATTGGAACTGTTGGAGCAAATCCAAGAGATTGACACTATAATTGTGCCGATAAGCGGGGGTGGTTTGATCTCTGGTGTGGCGCTGGCTGCTAAGTCAATCAAGCCGAGCATCCGGATTATAGCAGCTGAACCGAGAGGAGCTGATGATGCAGCTCAGTCTAAGGTTGCTGGTAGAATCATCACTTTACCTGTGACTAATACCGTAGCTGATGGCCTTCGTGCATCTCTAGGCGACTTAACATG gCCGGTTGTGAGAGATCTGGTagatgatgttgttgttgttgaggatGGAGAGATTATCGAAGCCATGAGAATGTGCTATGAGATGCTGAAAGTCTCTGTGGAACCAAGTGGTGCCATTGGCCTAGCAGCAGTTGTATCGACTAGTTTCCGTAGCAATCCTTGTTGGGAAGATTGCAAAAACATAGGGATTGTACTCTCAGGAGGTAATGTCGATTTGGGCGTTCTGTGGGATTCATTAAAGAGTTCAAAGTAA